In Pseudoalteromonas sp. MM1, a single window of DNA contains:
- a CDS encoding putative quinol monooxygenase gives MITQIVKFDIKDEHIAQFKALLEVDKQGAKSESGLLEMRLYQDKNEPGVFFAYERFEDQNAVDYHGAQDYTQTLLNALPEISQSAPEVMLLENTVPAPLHERNTKVINPEDDICIVFFIFKIKPSFKNKVIERFATHVEQTRSQEPGNLVFDLYSIENNDDTLVVYEHWRSESALWDIHFKQPYAVETSELLAQAVVGDMQQYMSFVKEI, from the coding sequence ATGATCACGCAAATTGTTAAGTTTGATATTAAAGACGAGCACATCGCACAATTTAAAGCCCTTCTAGAAGTAGATAAGCAAGGCGCTAAATCTGAGTCTGGGTTGTTAGAGATGCGTTTATATCAAGATAAAAACGAGCCAGGCGTCTTTTTTGCTTATGAGCGTTTTGAAGATCAAAATGCGGTTGATTACCATGGCGCACAAGATTACACACAAACGTTATTAAATGCGCTGCCTGAAATTAGTCAATCGGCGCCAGAGGTCATGCTGCTTGAAAATACAGTGCCAGCTCCGCTGCATGAGCGTAATACAAAAGTTATTAACCCTGAAGACGATATATGTATTGTGTTTTTTATTTTTAAGATTAAGCCAAGCTTTAAAAATAAAGTAATAGAACGTTTTGCAACGCATGTAGAGCAAACGCGCAGCCAAGAGCCGGGTAACTTAGTGTTTGATTTATATAGTATTGAAAATAACGACGATACATTAGTTGTTTATGAACATTGGCGCAGTGAATCTGCGTTGTGGGATATTCACTTTAAACAGCCGTACGCAGTCGAAACAAGCGAATTACTAGCACAAGCAGTTGTTGGCGATATGCAGCAATACATGAGCTTCGTTAAAGAAATTTAA
- a CDS encoding TolC family protein — translation MIWQTKPTLLALSLVLLSGCAGTLNPQQREQAPSDIAATWQHGLAQNALAVDQQWLQTLENPYIENLVNKALNNNQALLQSAYDVQIQKQQLIISGSALWPDLDLSAQTRRSKDNRPVSYDNASSVTLELSYEVDVWGKLSDAKRQANLNYLAEQASFEQAKQQLVADVVTGWFDLVTAQQLLDLYKRREENAQQNLDIIESGYRQGINEALDVYLARNELNNERTRIANQQATLVSASRSLERLLGGYPKGDISAEVELPVFLAPINTGIPSELITRKPQLRASWYQLLASDAGLAYAHKQRFPSLNLSASVSDSTDRVSDLFSPSSLAWSLLGNISAPIFNGGQLKANEEIARLNAQKQEQAYLDTLYDAFSDVENAITQQQSLQASYKSTLEAQENALAAEQLSFEQYQSGLVTYTTVLDAQSRSFDAQSSLIETKNQLIANRINLYVALGGDFNAPTSEPKSNNDEN, via the coding sequence ATGATTTGGCAAACTAAGCCAACTTTATTGGCTCTTAGCTTGGTATTGTTGAGCGGCTGTGCGGGTACGCTAAACCCTCAGCAGCGCGAGCAAGCACCCAGCGACATTGCAGCGACATGGCAACATGGTTTAGCACAAAATGCACTTGCAGTAGATCAGCAATGGCTGCAAACCTTAGAAAACCCTTACATTGAAAACCTTGTTAATAAGGCACTTAATAATAATCAGGCCTTGTTGCAAAGTGCCTACGATGTACAAATACAAAAGCAGCAATTAATAATTTCAGGCTCTGCGCTTTGGCCCGATCTTGATTTATCTGCGCAAACTAGGCGCAGTAAAGACAATAGACCTGTAAGTTATGATAATGCCAGCTCTGTCACTTTAGAGCTAAGCTATGAAGTAGATGTGTGGGGTAAGTTATCTGATGCTAAACGCCAAGCCAACCTAAACTACTTGGCGGAACAAGCTAGTTTTGAGCAAGCTAAGCAGCAATTGGTGGCCGATGTTGTTACCGGCTGGTTTGACTTAGTAACCGCCCAGCAGCTACTTGATTTATATAAACGCCGAGAAGAAAACGCGCAGCAAAACTTAGACATTATTGAATCGGGCTACCGCCAAGGTATTAATGAAGCACTCGATGTATATTTAGCCCGTAATGAGCTTAATAACGAGCGTACGCGTATTGCCAATCAACAAGCTACGCTTGTAAGCGCATCGCGTTCTTTAGAGCGCTTATTAGGCGGCTACCCCAAGGGCGATATATCAGCAGAGGTTGAACTGCCTGTTTTTCTTGCGCCAATTAATACTGGTATTCCCTCAGAGCTTATAACCCGCAAGCCTCAACTGCGTGCAAGCTGGTATCAGTTATTAGCGAGCGATGCAGGCCTAGCCTATGCGCATAAACAGCGTTTCCCTAGTTTAAATTTATCAGCAAGCGTGAGTGATAGCACCGATAGAGTGAGCGATTTATTTTCGCCATCAAGCTTAGCGTGGTCCTTATTAGGCAATATTTCTGCGCCAATATTTAATGGTGGCCAGCTAAAAGCAAATGAAGAAATAGCACGCTTAAATGCACAAAAACAAGAGCAAGCATATTTAGATACCTTATACGATGCATTTAGCGATGTTGAAAACGCAATTACTCAGCAGCAATCTTTGCAAGCCAGTTATAAAAGCACATTAGAGGCGCAAGAAAACGCCCTTGCAGCGGAGCAACTGTCGTTTGAGCAATACCAAAGCGGCTTAGTAACATACACTACAGTGCTGGATGCCCAGTCGCGCTCTTTTGATGCGCAAAGCTCACTCATTGAAACAAAAAACCAGCTAATTGCTAACCGAATAAACCTATACGTTGCCCTTGGCGGCGATTTTAACGCCCCAACAAGCGAACCTAAGAGCAATAACGATGAAAACTAA
- a CDS encoding efflux RND transporter periplasmic adaptor subunit, with protein MKTKSAKLLIPAVVVVATILIVMFIKGNPPEAKRFGSPPKATVSVSVKKIEPQDYLIFIDSYGTVKPRTQSLLVAQASGQINKVSDDFREGGFFEKGDVLLQLDDRDHQAEVKSAQAALLTAEQSLLEEKARGQQAITDWKRLGGSSQASSLVLREPQLAAAQAQVLSAQAALEKAQLDLERTKITAPYAGRVLSRNVDLGQVVSENTELATIYAIDSVEVRLPIKNKDLSYINLPEQYRDGSKNQAGSLVKFKSDLVGEQTWQGQIIRTEGAIDEGAQQLYIVAQINDPYKATANNQYPIKIGQYITAQISGKTVPNALIIPNSTIYQGSYVYVVEEGLLKRKNITLAWQNATQAMIKTGLNAGDKLVITPLGQVSSGTAVSVLGETDTQNMRAKGPNGAGKGKRPSREQLEKKAQEMGISVEELIQKRRAAKGDKS; from the coding sequence ATGAAAACTAAATCAGCAAAACTTTTAATCCCAGCCGTAGTGGTGGTGGCCACCATTTTAATTGTTATGTTTATTAAGGGTAACCCGCCTGAAGCAAAACGTTTTGGCTCACCGCCTAAAGCCACGGTGAGCGTGTCGGTAAAAAAGATTGAGCCACAAGATTACTTAATTTTTATTGATAGCTATGGCACGGTAAAGCCGCGTACTCAAAGTTTGTTAGTTGCTCAAGCATCTGGGCAAATTAATAAAGTGAGTGATGACTTTAGAGAGGGTGGTTTTTTTGAAAAAGGCGATGTACTTCTGCAACTAGATGATAGGGATCATCAAGCAGAGGTTAAATCGGCGCAGGCAGCATTACTGACTGCAGAGCAAAGCTTATTAGAAGAAAAAGCCCGTGGCCAACAAGCTATTACTGATTGGAAGCGTTTAGGTGGCTCATCGCAAGCGAGTAGCTTAGTACTTCGCGAACCCCAATTAGCGGCTGCACAAGCACAAGTACTTTCAGCACAAGCCGCACTTGAAAAAGCACAGCTTGATTTAGAGCGCACAAAAATTACCGCACCTTACGCGGGGCGTGTACTTAGCCGTAATGTAGACCTTGGCCAAGTGGTAAGCGAAAACACGGAACTTGCAACTATTTATGCCATAGACAGCGTGGAAGTGCGCTTACCAATTAAAAATAAAGACCTTTCATATATTAATTTGCCAGAGCAATACAGAGATGGCAGTAAAAACCAAGCTGGCTCACTTGTTAAGTTTAAATCTGACTTGGTTGGCGAGCAAACATGGCAGGGGCAAATAATACGCACTGAAGGCGCCATCGATGAAGGTGCACAGCAATTATACATTGTTGCGCAAATAAATGACCCTTACAAAGCCACAGCAAATAACCAGTACCCAATTAAAATTGGCCAATACATTACTGCGCAAATTAGCGGTAAAACAGTGCCAAATGCGCTAATAATCCCTAATAGTACAATTTACCAAGGCAGTTACGTGTATGTGGTTGAAGAGGGGTTATTAAAACGCAAAAACATTACACTTGCTTGGCAAAATGCCACTCAAGCTATGATCAAAACAGGCCTTAATGCAGGCGATAAGCTAGTTATTACACCGCTTGGGCAAGTAAGCTCAGGCACAGCAGTAAGTGTTTTAGGCGAAACCGATACGCAAAATATGCGAGCAAAAGGTCCAAATGGGGCAGGCAAAGGTAAGCGCCCATCGCGTGAGCAACTTGAGAAAAAAGCACAAGAAATGGGGATTAGTGTTGAAGAGCTAATACAAAAACGCCGCGCTGCAAAAGGAGATAAGTCATGA
- a CDS encoding efflux RND transporter permease subunit, translating into MIAWFTKNHVAANLLLVTLLLSGLFSLSTQIPLEVFPSFETDRISVSVTLRGSTPEDVEQGVTIRIEEAVQDLEGIEQISSRSSEGSASVTIEVESGYDPRELLADIKSRVDAINTFPADAEKPIVALAERKREVIAVTVSSDYGEKETLEYAEQVRDDILRLPNVTQVELSGVRDYELAIEVSQDTLRQYNLTLAQISTAIAKSSSDISAGNLKTEGGDVLISSKGQAYRKDEFANIVVKNQSDGTVIRLGDIASINDDFEETPVRTRFNGKQAAFIDVYRIGPQSAIDVADDVKNYIEEHQSSLPQGFALSYWDDDSQVVKSRIATLTSSALQGGILVLALLTLFLRPAIAFWVFIGIPVSFMGAFIAMPIFGVTLNIMSLFGFILVLGIVVDDAIVTGENVYTHLKTAESGEQAAILGTQEVATPVTFGVLTTVAAFLPLAFIEGARGALFAQIPVVVIPVLLFSLIESKFVLPAHLKYIKLRNQKTKSSKLEVLQQRFADGFENAILKYYQPILSIGLRYKLATVSLFVGVFFIILTLITSGWTKFVFFPRIPSETVRVTLTLPTGTPFEVTNKYVMDMSQKAQLLQDKYRDEDTGESVILNILASTGGRGGVSNSGSVRFEITPAESRDSDIGSRELVSEWRDLIGIIPGTESLTFRAEIGRSSDPIDVQLSGTSLSTLQKVAQSVKTRLSTYPTVFDIADSMSDGKEELQIELTEQGFTLGLNRVDVANQVRNSFFGSQVQRIQRGRDDVRVMVRLPIEERRSVADLQNILITTPTGGSVPLSHVATLIAGQSPSTINRIDRYRTLNVTADIEKSNTNMTALQADLTEYLDELMQQYPGVDYKLEGEAKEQRESFGSLAWALLFVFFIIYSLLAIPLKSYMQPLIVMSVIPFGMIGAVVGHWIMGMDLTIMSLLGMLALIGVVVNDSLVLVDFINKKRSEGGKIIDAVKLAGAARFRPVMLTSLTTFIGLMPLLFEKATQAQFLIPMAVSLGFGIVFATFITLILVPVNYMLMERFQSWFIPIRNNT; encoded by the coding sequence ATGATCGCTTGGTTTACAAAAAACCACGTAGCGGCAAACTTATTACTCGTCACTTTACTGTTATCGGGTTTATTTAGTTTATCGACTCAAATACCGCTTGAGGTGTTTCCATCGTTTGAAACTGACCGCATAAGTGTAAGCGTTACTTTGCGTGGCTCAACCCCAGAGGATGTAGAGCAAGGGGTAACCATTCGAATAGAGGAAGCTGTGCAAGACCTTGAGGGGATAGAGCAAATATCTAGCCGCTCATCTGAAGGCTCTGCGTCGGTGACCATAGAAGTTGAAAGTGGTTACGACCCGCGCGAATTACTAGCCGATATAAAAAGCCGTGTAGATGCTATAAACACTTTCCCAGCCGATGCTGAAAAGCCCATAGTGGCACTTGCCGAGCGAAAACGCGAAGTAATAGCCGTTACCGTATCGAGCGATTACGGTGAAAAAGAAACGTTAGAGTATGCTGAGCAAGTACGCGATGATATTTTACGCCTACCTAATGTAACGCAGGTTGAACTAAGTGGTGTACGCGATTACGAACTTGCCATAGAAGTAAGCCAAGACACCTTACGCCAATATAATTTAACCCTAGCGCAAATATCCACTGCTATTGCTAAGTCGAGCTCTGATATATCGGCCGGTAATTTAAAAACCGAAGGTGGCGATGTTCTTATCAGCTCAAAAGGCCAAGCTTACCGCAAAGATGAATTTGCCAATATTGTGGTTAAAAACCAAAGCGACGGTACAGTAATACGCTTAGGTGATATAGCAAGCATTAATGATGATTTTGAAGAGACCCCTGTTCGCACACGTTTTAACGGTAAACAAGCCGCCTTTATTGATGTATACCGTATAGGCCCACAAAGCGCGATTGACGTAGCAGACGATGTTAAAAATTACATAGAGGAGCACCAAAGCTCGCTCCCGCAAGGTTTTGCACTAAGTTACTGGGATGACGACTCACAAGTAGTAAAAAGCCGTATAGCAACCTTAACCAGTAGTGCGTTACAAGGGGGCATTTTAGTGTTAGCACTACTTACTTTATTTTTACGCCCAGCCATCGCATTTTGGGTGTTTATTGGTATTCCGGTTTCGTTTATGGGCGCATTTATTGCGATGCCTATTTTTGGTGTAACTCTAAATATAATGAGCTTATTTGGCTTTATTTTAGTGTTAGGTATTGTAGTGGACGACGCCATAGTAACGGGGGAAAACGTTTATACTCATTTAAAAACTGCTGAATCGGGCGAACAAGCTGCCATTTTAGGCACGCAAGAAGTAGCAACGCCGGTTACCTTTGGCGTACTAACAACCGTAGCCGCCTTTTTACCTTTAGCGTTTATTGAAGGCGCACGGGGTGCCTTGTTTGCACAAATTCCGGTGGTGGTTATTCCGGTATTACTGTTCTCGTTAATTGAGTCTAAGTTTGTACTACCAGCTCATTTAAAATATATAAAGTTACGAAACCAAAAAACAAAATCATCAAAGCTTGAAGTGCTCCAACAGCGTTTTGCAGACGGATTTGAAAACGCTATTTTAAAGTACTACCAACCTATTTTATCAATTGGTTTACGTTATAAATTAGCCACAGTAAGTTTGTTTGTAGGTGTATTTTTTATAATTTTAACTTTAATCACTAGTGGTTGGACTAAGTTTGTGTTTTTTCCGCGTATTCCAAGCGAAACTGTACGGGTTACTTTAACCTTGCCAACAGGTACACCATTTGAAGTGACTAACAAGTATGTCATGGACATGTCGCAAAAAGCGCAGCTATTGCAAGACAAATACCGCGATGAAGACACCGGTGAAAGCGTAATATTAAATATACTCGCCTCCACAGGTGGGCGCGGCGGCGTGTCTAATTCTGGCAGCGTTCGGTTTGAGATTACCCCTGCAGAGAGCCGCGATTCAGACATTGGTTCGCGCGAGTTGGTGAGTGAGTGGCGTGATTTAATCGGTATTATTCCAGGGACCGAAAGCTTAACTTTTAGAGCTGAAATTGGACGCAGTTCAGATCCTATAGATGTACAATTAAGTGGTACTTCATTAAGTACCTTACAAAAAGTAGCGCAGAGCGTTAAAACACGTTTAAGTACGTACCCAACTGTATTTGATATTGCCGATAGCATGTCGGATGGTAAAGAAGAGTTGCAAATAGAGCTTACCGAACAAGGCTTTACTTTAGGTTTAAACCGTGTTGATGTAGCTAACCAAGTACGTAACTCATTTTTTGGCTCGCAAGTTCAGCGTATTCAACGCGGGCGTGACGATGTACGTGTAATGGTACGCTTACCAATTGAGGAGCGTCGCTCTGTAGCCGACTTACAAAATATACTGATTACTACACCTACAGGTGGTTCGGTGCCACTTTCGCATGTAGCTACATTAATTGCAGGGCAAAGCCCCTCGACCATAAACCGCATCGACCGTTACCGCACACTTAACGTGACCGCCGATATTGAAAAAAGCAATACCAATATGACCGCGCTGCAAGCCGACCTAACTGAGTATTTAGATGAGCTAATGCAACAATACCCAGGTGTTGATTACAAGCTAGAAGGTGAAGCTAAAGAGCAAAGAGAGTCATTTGGCTCACTGGCTTGGGCATTATTATTTGTATTTTTTATTATTTATTCACTATTAGCTATACCGCTTAAATCGTACATGCAGCCATTAATTGTAATGAGCGTAATACCGTTTGGCATGATAGGCGCCGTAGTAGGGCACTGGATCATGGGGATGGATTTAACCATTATGAGCTTGCTTGGTATGTTGGCACTTATTGGTGTAGTGGTTAACGATTCACTTGTGTTGGTCGACTTTATTAATAAAAAACGCAGCGAAGGCGGCAAGATTATTGATGCTGTAAAACTTGCAGGGGCTGCACGTTTTCGCCCAGTAATGCTCACAAGTTTAACCACCTTTATTGGTTTAATGCCGTTATTATTTGAAAAAGCCACTCAGGCACAGTTTTTAATTCCAATGGCGGTAAGCCTAGGGTTTGGTATTGTGTTTGCAACGTTTATTACACTTATATTGGTGCCAGTAAACTATATGCTGATGGAGCGCTTTCAAAGTTGGTTTATACCAATCCGCAATAATACTTAA
- a CDS encoding UPF0149 family protein, with the protein MSDLPDYQKAQLLLEKNEIFVSPAEAHGVISGLLACGLSIDDKEYLGLLSDVFNDGQAFSNDLKQFFGTIYKQVVASFNDEAFAFDLFLPSDDETLIDQANGLVSWVAGFMLGFGLKQKDYGKLSADVKEVISDFSEITRLDTMFDETEEDSQALHEVIEYVRVSALLCFAELGKEKAPKKTLH; encoded by the coding sequence ATGAGCGACTTACCTGACTACCAAAAAGCCCAGCTGCTTTTAGAAAAAAACGAAATTTTTGTATCGCCGGCAGAAGCGCACGGCGTAATTAGTGGATTACTGGCGTGTGGTTTAAGTATTGATGACAAAGAATACTTAGGCCTATTAAGCGATGTATTTAATGACGGCCAAGCGTTTAGCAATGACCTAAAGCAGTTTTTTGGCACCATTTACAAGCAAGTAGTGGCAAGCTTTAACGATGAAGCTTTTGCGTTCGACTTATTTTTACCAAGCGATGATGAAACACTCATCGATCAAGCTAATGGCCTCGTATCATGGGTTGCAGGTTTTATGCTTGGTTTTGGTTTAAAACAAAAAGATTACGGTAAGTTATCGGCAGATGTAAAAGAAGTTATTAGCGATTTTAGCGAAATTACACGCCTAGATACCATGTTTGACGAAACCGAAGAAGACAGCCAAGCCCTTCATGAAGTAATTGAATATGTACGTGTGTCGGCATTGCTTTGTTTTGCCGAACTTGGCAAAGAAAAAGCACCTAAAAAAACACTACATTAA
- the pepP gene encoding Xaa-Pro aminopeptidase has protein sequence MVEIQKSEFKARRERLLAQMDANSVAIIPAASEVTRSRDTEYAFRQDSDFFYLTGFNEPDAVLVLCNNSDTPSTLFCLDKDKQAEIWHGRRIGFEKAKSEYLFDETYALSELTEQLLDLVNGQQILFYAQGAYPSFDSKVFTLLSTLRSGSRKGLKAPSTIKEIRGLIHEMRLFKSPSEVNIMREGCELSARGHMRAMRYSHPGATEFQLEAELHHHYAMHGARHPAYGTIVGSGDNANILHYTQNSDVLKDGDLVLIDSGCELQGYAADITRTFPVNGKFNEAQAALYNIVLKAQEVAFEEIKPGGFMSHANKRAMQVMTQGLLDLGILTGDFDELMAKGACKEYYMHGLGHWLGLDVHDVGDYKQNNVERAFEPGMVLTIEPGLYISEDSNAPQQYKGIGIRIEDNLLITESGHENLTLSVPKTINDIEALMQSAKNA, from the coding sequence ATGGTTGAAATACAAAAGTCAGAATTTAAAGCTCGCCGTGAGCGCTTACTTGCACAAATGGATGCAAACAGTGTGGCCATCATTCCTGCTGCCAGTGAAGTTACTCGCAGCCGCGACACCGAATATGCCTTTAGACAAGACAGCGACTTTTTTTACTTAACCGGCTTTAACGAACCCGATGCTGTTTTAGTGTTGTGTAATAACAGTGATACACCCAGTACCTTATTTTGCCTTGATAAAGATAAGCAAGCCGAAATTTGGCATGGCCGTAGAATTGGCTTCGAAAAAGCTAAAAGTGAGTACTTATTCGACGAAACTTACGCATTAAGTGAGCTAACTGAACAATTATTAGATTTGGTTAACGGTCAGCAGATTTTATTTTATGCACAAGGCGCTTACCCAAGCTTTGATAGCAAAGTATTTACCTTGTTAAGTACACTTAGAAGTGGCTCGAGAAAAGGCCTAAAAGCACCAAGTACCATAAAAGAGATACGTGGCTTGATTCATGAAATGCGTTTGTTTAAATCGCCAAGCGAAGTAAACATTATGCGTGAAGGTTGCGAGCTAAGTGCTCGCGGGCACATGCGCGCAATGCGTTATTCCCACCCCGGTGCTACTGAGTTTCAGCTAGAGGCAGAGCTGCATCATCATTATGCAATGCATGGTGCCCGCCACCCAGCATACGGTACTATTGTTGGCAGTGGCGATAACGCTAATATTTTGCATTACACGCAAAATAGCGATGTGTTAAAAGATGGCGACCTAGTATTAATTGATTCAGGTTGTGAGTTACAAGGTTACGCTGCCGATATAACTCGCACTTTTCCGGTAAATGGCAAGTTTAACGAGGCGCAAGCCGCGCTTTATAACATTGTACTTAAAGCACAAGAAGTGGCTTTTGAAGAAATTAAACCCGGCGGGTTTATGTCGCACGCCAATAAGCGTGCAATGCAAGTGATGACCCAAGGGTTACTTGATTTAGGTATTTTAACTGGCGACTTTGATGAGCTAATGGCAAAAGGTGCTTGTAAAGAATACTACATGCATGGCCTTGGCCACTGGTTAGGCCTTGATGTTCACGATGTAGGTGATTACAAACAAAATAACGTTGAGCGTGCATTTGAGCCAGGCATGGTTTTAACCATAGAGCCAGGGCTTTACATTAGTGAAGACTCAAACGCACCACAGCAATATAAAGGCATTGGTATTCGTATCGAAGATAATTTACTTATTACTGAGTCAGGGCATGAAAATCTCACTCTTAGTGTGCCTAAAACCATAAACGATATAGAAGCACTTATGCAAAGTGCAAAAAACGCATAA
- the ubiH gene encoding 2-octaprenyl-6-methoxyphenyl hydroxylase encodes MAKQFDVVVIGGGLAGASCALSIAKTNPSLTIAVVEANQVTDDYHPSFDDRSIALAQQSVEYLQQLHLFEQSAPYTAAIKKVSVSDRGHFGKAHINCDDFAKPSLGYVVEVNPFGRALYQRLTQVSITLYCPDSVSAIKQSLNSNELTLQSGEQLNTKLLVIADGAQSPTRNLLGLGFNTQPYEQGAIIANVEVAGGHNNHAYERFTEHGPMALLPMSNSRYSLVWCMTQQQVEQYTALNESDFLNALQSAFGYRAGQFTKVGTRTSYPLVYGQAESLTAHRTVVIGNAAHAIHPIAGQGFNLGLRDVQVLSNLIATSKNELGSYAFTREYSQKRSSDIKTVMTLTDALVRLFSNSSRVLAFGRSIGLFSMDLFPALKAPLAKQLMGQVKQGTRL; translated from the coding sequence GTGGCTAAGCAGTTTGACGTTGTAGTTATTGGAGGCGGGCTTGCAGGGGCGAGTTGCGCGCTAAGCATTGCTAAAACAAATCCATCACTGACTATTGCGGTAGTAGAAGCAAACCAAGTAACAGACGATTACCACCCAAGTTTTGACGACAGAAGTATTGCCCTTGCACAGCAATCGGTTGAGTATTTACAGCAGTTACACTTATTTGAGCAAAGTGCGCCATACACAGCAGCTATAAAAAAAGTCAGCGTGTCAGATCGGGGTCACTTTGGTAAAGCGCATATTAATTGCGACGACTTTGCTAAGCCCTCATTAGGTTACGTCGTTGAGGTAAACCCATTTGGCCGAGCGCTTTACCAGCGCTTAACGCAAGTAAGCATCACACTTTATTGCCCCGATAGCGTAAGCGCTATTAAGCAAAGCCTAAACAGTAATGAGCTTACTTTACAAAGCGGCGAGCAATTAAATACTAAGCTACTTGTTATTGCCGATGGCGCACAATCTCCAACCCGTAACTTACTTGGTTTAGGTTTTAATACTCAGCCCTACGAGCAAGGCGCTATAATTGCCAATGTTGAAGTAGCAGGCGGGCATAACAATCATGCTTATGAGCGTTTTACTGAGCACGGGCCTATGGCGCTTTTACCAATGAGCAATAGTCGTTACTCATTGGTGTGGTGCATGACACAGCAGCAAGTTGAGCAGTATACCGCCCTAAATGAAAGCGATTTTTTAAACGCACTACAAAGTGCATTTGGTTACCGAGCAGGGCAATTTACAAAAGTGGGCACACGCACAAGCTACCCGCTTGTTTATGGCCAAGCAGAATCATTAACGGCGCATCGCACGGTAGTAATTGGTAACGCTGCTCATGCTATTCACCCCATTGCAGGACAGGGCTTTAATTTAGGCCTGCGTGATGTACAAGTACTTAGTAATCTAATTGCAACAAGTAAAAACGAGTTAGGCAGTTATGCGTTTACCCGTGAGTATTCACAAAAACGCAGTAGCGATATAAAGACTGTAATGACATTAACTGATGCACTGGTTAGGCTTTTTTCAAACTCGTCACGGGTTTTAGCATTTGGGCGCAGCATTGGGCTTTTCTCAATGGATTTATTTCCTGCATTAAAAGCACCGTTGGCAAAGCAGCTAATGGGGCAAGTTAAACAAGGTACACGTTTATGA
- a CDS encoding FAD-dependent monooxygenase gives MKQAQVCIVGGGCVGLTLALGLAKANVSVVVLDAAPKQLPPSDEYGLRVSALSIASQTLFEQLNVWPHIMAERACAYTHMDVRDADSFGKIAFNNEQLELEHLGHIVENDIIRFALIKELAQQPSATLMFDTQYQQIHQSESDVFVTLKSGEPIIAKLLVAADGANSAIRKQFNMALSFKDYDHHALVATVKTKEPHTNTARQVFLPTGPLAFLPLSDANTHSIVWSTSPNHCDELLAMDDTTFNKAVMAAIDGQCGLCEVQSKRAAFSLKMRYAQQWVSGKVVLMGDAAHTIHPLAGLGMNLGLKDAAYLIELLTRDSKEFASTRTLRDYERTRKLDAQKHIAMMQGLKDLFEGANPVKKLIRGVGLSLVDNLGPIKHLFAKEAIGK, from the coding sequence ATGAAGCAAGCACAGGTTTGTATAGTGGGTGGCGGCTGCGTAGGGTTAACCCTCGCGTTAGGACTCGCTAAAGCCAATGTAAGTGTTGTGGTGTTAGATGCTGCGCCTAAGCAATTACCGCCAAGTGATGAGTACGGATTACGCGTAAGTGCGTTGAGCATAGCAAGCCAAACTTTGTTTGAGCAATTAAACGTGTGGCCACACATAATGGCAGAGCGAGCGTGTGCCTATACGCATATGGACGTACGCGATGCCGACAGCTTTGGTAAAATAGCCTTTAATAACGAGCAACTTGAGCTTGAACACTTAGGCCATATAGTAGAGAACGATATAATTCGTTTTGCACTTATAAAAGAGCTAGCGCAACAGCCAAGTGCCACACTCATGTTTGATACGCAGTATCAACAAATACACCAAAGTGAGTCCGACGTATTTGTAACCCTTAAAAGTGGTGAGCCTATTATTGCTAAACTGCTGGTGGCGGCCGATGGCGCAAATTCGGCTATTCGTAAACAATTTAATATGGCGCTCAGCTTTAAAGATTACGATCACCATGCACTCGTTGCTACAGTAAAAACCAAAGAGCCACATACAAACACTGCGCGCCAAGTGTTTTTACCAACAGGGCCACTAGCATTTTTACCACTTAGCGATGCCAATACCCATTCTATTGTGTGGTCTACCAGCCCTAACCATTGCGATGAATTGCTAGCAATGGACGACACTACTTTTAATAAAGCCGTAATGGCAGCCATAGATGGCCAATGCGGGCTGTGTGAAGTGCAAAGTAAACGCGCAGCATTTTCACTTAAAATGCGCTACGCCCAGCAATGGGTAAGCGGCAAAGTAGTATTAATGGGCGATGCAGCACACACCATTCATCCATTGGCAGGGCTCGGTATGAATCTAGGCCTAAAAGACGCCGCGTATCTAATTGAGCTTTTAACACGGGATAGTAAAGAGTTTGCGAGTACCCGTACGCTTCGCGATTACGAGCGCACCCGCAAGCTTGACGCGCAAAAGCACATAGCCATGATGCAAGGGTTAAAAGACTTATTTGAAGGTGCAAATCCGGTTAAAAAACTTATCCGTGGAGTAGGGCTGTCACTCGTTGATAATCTAGGCCCAATAAAGCACCTGTTCGCAAAAGAAGCGATAGGCAAATAA